The stretch of DNA TCCCATTAccaaacattacattacattgctCTGACAATCTAGAAATCTGCTTTAAAAGCCCACTTTTAATCAGTTCAGCTTCCTTGaaagctgaaaaacactgaaaattaaaTCTCCTTTTGATCATCCAATTGGAAAATCAGCCTGTTGGATTGTTCTGTACTGATGGAAGTGTGGATGGATGATGTTATTATGTTAGTTGGATGTTTCTGGACATATATAAAACTCTTAGTGTAACATTCCTCTTTTACACAGTAGCAGATATATATTGTCATAATACATTGccacaaaaactgaaataaaataccCTGAATCTGTCTCTATGCATTCAGTGTTCAATGATGAGGAGTGAAAAAGTGCAAATAACAGAGGTGCAAAATAATTTCGCAGAAAAAAAGTAGTGCAGCTTATACAACATAAATCTGATGGTTTAACTGTAAAATCTAAAATGCTGCCTCTTAAAATGTATTCCTTCATTTACTATGTACACAAGCTAGTTTTCTCTGCTGATACTAAATGTCTAAACAAATATGACCCAAAGATCTTGTATGTATACATCTATTGTTTGTGTTATGGAGATAATATAGGTTAGTGCTATGCAGACGTGCAGATATAACAGAGGACATAGAATACATCCAGGGTGAGGTGAAAGGAGGGATGATTGTTCTCACTGGAGCAGGAGCATGCTGGACACAAGCATtaagagggaggagaaaaactGAATCATCCCGTAGCCCATAGGACTGCTGCGATTCTGCTGGGACTGTTGCTCAGCTTTTCGTTCCTGCAGAAAACGCTCAGAGTAGACCATGTACTTCTCAACACAGCGCCGGGCCTTCACTTGCTCAATTAGGGCTGGGTATCCAATCTCCTCGATGCTGACGGTGTCATCATCCTCTTTATCACCTCCACTCTGACTGTTAGGAGTAGGGGTTGTTGCCTGTTGTTGGCTGTTGCCCTGATCCTTCAAAAGGTCAGTACTGTTCATACAGCGATCCATGAATTTTTCATAAGACTCTGCCCGTGGTGGTGGCTTGTAAACATAATCACGGCCATAGTCCTTTTCATCTGTGGACTGGGAGCCGTAACGACGATACATGTAGTTGTTGTAGTAGTACTCCTCTTCAGGGTTGCGGAAAGTGAAATGTGGTCGAGGGAAGCGCCCTAATCCATACCCGACAGCCATTCCAGCCACAGCACCGACTCCTGCTGCCACCATGGCTTTCTTGGCAAAACCGGAAGACTTGGGTTTGTATCCCATACTCTCCACAGAACGAGAGAAAGGAGACCCTCCCATCCCATAACCACCATGTCCATAGCCTCCTCCACCATAGCGGGGACTGAGGATCTTATTGTTTGGGTTCCAGTTGGGGTAACCACCCGGGTAACCTCCTGCTGGATTCGCACCAGGCACACC from Thunnus albacares chromosome 18, fThuAlb1.1, whole genome shotgun sequence encodes:
- the LOC122968019 gene encoding prisilkin-39-like isoform X2 → MGRLCETALVSLLIMSLLNAELTLAKRGSSSSSGKRTSSSSNRGGTQSKPGSTSNRNTNPYPSGGSYPHPGTGNTNPGGYPRQNPASNPGVGSNPNQNLGRGNPAHPNQNPAGGYPAAGGYPAAGGYPAAGGYPNQNAGRGNYPNQYPPAGGYPAAGGYPAAGGYPAAGRYPNQYPAAGGYPNQYPAAGGYPNQYPAAGGYPNRGGVNPGGYPNQYPGGGYPVRGGNTGNTGWGVPGANPAGGYPGGYPNWNPNNKILSPRYGGGGYGHGGYGMGGSPFSRSVESMGYKPKSSGFAKKAMVAAGVGAVAGMAVGYGLGRFPRPHFTFRNPEEEYYYNNYMYRRYGSQSTDEKDYGRDYVYKPPPRAESYEKFMDRCMNSTDLLKDQGNSQQQATTPTPNSQSGGDKEDDDTVSIEEIGYPALIEQVKARRCVEKYMVYSERFLQERKAEQQSQQNRSSPMGYGMIQFFSSLLMLVSSMLLLQ
- the LOC122968019 gene encoding calcium-binding protein P-like isoform X3 — encoded protein: MGRLCETALVSLLIMSLLNAELTLAKRGSSSSSGKRTSSSSNRGGTQSKPGSTSNRNTNPYPSGGSYPHPGTGNTNPGGYPRQNPASNPGVGSNPNQNLGRGNPAHPNQNPAGGYPAAGGYPAAGGYPAAGGYPNQNAGRGNYPNQYPPAGGYPAAGGYPAAGRYPNQYPAAGGYPNQYPAAGGYPNQYPAAGGYPNRGGVNPGGYPNQYPGGGYPVRGGNTGNTGWGVPGANPAGGYPGGYPNWNPNNKILSPRYGGGGYGHGGYGMGGSPFSRSVESMGYKPKSSGFAKKAMVAAGVGAVAGMAVGYGLGRFPRPHFTFRNPEEEYYYNNYMYRRYGSQSTDEKDYGRDYVYKPPPRAESYEKFMDRCMNSTDLLKDQGNSQQQATTPTPNSQSGGDKEDDDTVSIEEIGYPALIEQVKARRCVEKYMVYSERFLQERKAEQQSQQNRSSPMGYGMIQFFSSLLMLVSSMLLLQ